The following proteins are co-located in the Triticum aestivum cultivar Chinese Spring chromosome 1A, IWGSC CS RefSeq v2.1, whole genome shotgun sequence genome:
- the LOC123054958 gene encoding zinc finger protein ZIC 2-like, which produces MEISAATATAGSSPPAKPVLLRPHATSSATTTISRRASASASTTVRRRRARTRRSKTISGAGGDDGEGPFGPGSGGSGGGGGGGGGWNHGFGSGSGQGWDSSEPDVPTPRRSAAEVALGVIYELMCLIALSNCTQFAVRRLAGLLAARVAALRFVPRVC; this is translated from the coding sequence ATGGAGATCTCAGCCGCCACGGCCACGGCCGGCTCTTCCCCGCCAGCCAAGCCGGTGCTCCTCCGCCCCCACGCCACCTCCTCCGCTACCACCACCATCAGCcgccgcgcctccgcctccgcctctacCACCGTCCGCCGCCGTCGCGCGCGCACCCGCCGTTCCAAGACCATCTCCGGcgcgggcggcgatgacggggaggGCCCTTTCGGACCCGGAAGtggcgggagcggcggcggcggcggcggcggcggcgggtggaaccATGGTTTCGGGTCCGGATCTGGTCAAGGCTGGGACTCATCGGAGCCCGACGTCCCCACGCCCCGCCGatcggcggcggaggtggcgctcGGCGTGATCTACGAGCTCATGTGCCTCATCGCGCTCTCCAACTGCACCCAGTTTGCCGTGCGGAGGCTCGCGGGGcttctcgccgcccgcgtcgccgcgcTGCGCTTCGTCCCCAGAGTCTGCTGA